One Acidiferrobacteraceae bacterium DNA segment encodes these proteins:
- a CDS encoding ribulose-bisphosphate carboxylase large subunit, whose product MGKSQTITDAKERYKSGVIPYKKMGYWEPDYVPKDTDVIALFRITPQKGVDPEEAAAAVAGESSTATWTVVWTDRLTACELYRAKAYRVDKVPNTGEGTDTEAQYFAYIAYDLDLFEPGSIANLTASIIGNVFGFKAVKALRLEDMRLPVAYLKTFQGPATGIIVERERLDKFGRPMLGATTKPKLGLSGRNYGRVVYEALKGGLDFVKDDENINSQPFMHWRDRFLYCMEAVNRASAATGEVKGHYLYVTAGTMEEMIERAEFAKELGSVIIMIDLVIGYTAIQTMAKWARKNDMILHLHRAGNSTYSRQKNHGMNFRVICKWMRMAGVDHIHAGTVVGKLEGDPLMIKGFYDTLRERHTPVSLENGLFFEQDWASLNKVMPVASGGIHAGQMHQLLTYLGEDVILQFGGGTIGHPQGIQAGAIANRVALEAMVQARNEGRDIWNEGPEILQNAAKWCSPLKAALDTWKDITFNYESTDTADFVPTATGSV is encoded by the coding sequence ATGGGCAAGAGCCAAACCATTACCGACGCCAAGGAGCGATACAAATCCGGCGTTATTCCGTACAAAAAGATGGGTTACTGGGAACCGGACTACGTTCCCAAGGACACCGATGTCATCGCCCTGTTCCGCATTACGCCGCAGAAGGGCGTGGATCCGGAAGAGGCCGCGGCCGCGGTGGCGGGCGAATCCTCGACCGCAACCTGGACCGTGGTGTGGACCGACCGCCTGACGGCCTGCGAGCTGTATCGCGCCAAGGCCTATCGCGTGGACAAGGTTCCCAACACGGGCGAGGGCACGGATACCGAGGCCCAGTACTTCGCCTACATAGCCTACGACCTCGACCTGTTCGAGCCGGGCTCCATCGCCAACCTGACCGCGTCCATTATTGGTAACGTGTTCGGCTTCAAGGCGGTGAAGGCACTGCGTCTGGAAGACATGCGGCTGCCGGTCGCCTACCTCAAGACCTTCCAGGGTCCGGCTACGGGCATCATCGTGGAGCGCGAGCGTCTCGACAAGTTCGGTCGTCCGATGCTCGGCGCCACCACCAAGCCCAAGCTCGGCCTGTCCGGTCGCAATTACGGCCGCGTGGTGTACGAGGCGCTCAAGGGCGGTCTCGACTTCGTGAAGGACGACGAGAACATCAACTCCCAGCCCTTCATGCACTGGCGTGATCGCTTCCTGTACTGCATGGAAGCGGTGAACCGTGCCTCCGCCGCCACCGGCGAGGTCAAGGGTCACTACCTCTATGTCACCGCCGGCACCATGGAAGAGATGATCGAGCGCGCCGAGTTCGCCAAGGAACTTGGTTCCGTCATCATCATGATCGATCTCGTGATCGGCTACACCGCCATCCAGACCATGGCCAAGTGGGCGCGCAAGAACGACATGATCCTGCACCTGCACCGCGCAGGTAACTCCACCTACTCGCGGCAGAAAAATCACGGCATGAACTTCCGCGTGATCTGCAAGTGGATGCGCATGGCCGGCGTCGACCATATCCATGCCGGTACCGTCGTCGGCAAGCTGGAAGGCGATCCGCTCATGATCAAGGGCTTCTACGATACCCTGCGTGAACGCCATACCCCGGTGAGCCTGGAGAATGGCCTGTTCTTCGAGCAGGACTGGGCTTCGCTGAACAAGGTCATGCCGGTTGCTTCCGGCGGCATCCATGCCGGCCAGATGCACCAACTGCTGACCTACCTCGGCGAGGACGTGATCCTGCAGTTCGGTGGCGGCACCATCGGCCACCCGCAGGGAATCCAGGCCGGCGCCATCGCCAATCGTGTAGCACTCGAGGCCATGGTGCAGGCGCGCAACGAGGGCCGCGACATCTGGAACGAGGGTCCGGAGATCCTGCAGAACGCCGCCAAGTGGTGCTCGCCCCTCAAGGCCGCGCTGGATACCTGGAAGGACATCACCTTCAACTACGAATCGACCGATACCGCGGACTTCGTGCCCACGGCTACCGGCAGCGTCTAA